From Bradyrhizobium erythrophlei:
TTGCTCGCGGCGGAAAACGCCGGCGCCGACCAGCGTCCAGCCCGGCTGGTACCAGTGAAGCTCCGACGGCTCGACAATCGCGATGTCGAGGCCCGGGTCGTGGCGCTTCAATTCCGCCGCGACGGTGATGCCGGAGGCGCCGCCCCCGACAATCACGATGGCATGTCTCACCTCTGCGATGCCCGCCGCTCCTCTTTGCACCATAGCGTCCATGGAAGTCTCCTTCGTGATCTGCTCGCCCCTTTGTCACTTACATTTTTTCATATATCATTATATCTAATTATATAGTGACGTTGGGCAAGGTCAAGGAGCCCCTGATGAAACCTATTGCAGTCACGGAAAAGCTCGCGGTCGCCCAGCAACCGAAACTTTCGGATTTTCAAGAGTTTAAGCGGCAAGGGTTCACGACAATCGTGAACAACCGGCCGGACGGCGAAGACCCAAACCAGCTCGGCTCGGCGGCAGAGGAGGCGGCCGCCCACGCGGCCGGGCTCGGCTACGTCCACATCCCCGTAACGAGCACGGCCATGACCGAGGATGACGCCCGACGTCTCAAGGAGGCGATCGAGCAGGCGCCCGGCCCCGTCGTCGCGCACTGCAGGAGCGGCGCGCGATCCTTCCGCCTTTGGGTTCTGTCAGGGGATCTCGATTCACACACGGATGCCGAGCTGCTTGCCAAAGCGGCAGAACTCGGCATCGACCGGTCCTGGCTTGCCGCACATCGCAACAGCTCCGGAGGAGACAAGAAATGAACGAGCCCGTCCTTGAACGATCGACGCCGGCGATCGTGACCCGCCCGCTCCTGATAGGCAACCCTGCGCCACGCTTTTCAACCCGCACGACCATGGGTAACCGATCGCTGGACGATTATCGCGGCCGCTGGCTGGTGTTTTTCTCGCACCCGGCGGATTTCACGCCCGTCTGCACCAGCGAGTTCGTCGCCTTCTCGAAAGCCTACGGCCGCTTTCAGGCGCTGGGTTGCGATCTCCTGGCCCTCTCCGTCGACAGTCTGTACTCGCACATCGCCTGGGTGCGCTCGATCCACGAACGCTTCGGCGTGACGGTGCTCTTCCCAATCACTGAGGATCCGTCGATGGCGATCGCCGCCGCCTACGGCATGATTCATCCGGACGCGGCCGACAGCTCCACCGTGCGGGCGACCTTTGTTATCGATCCCGGCGGCCTGATCCGCGCCATGGTCTGGTATCCGATGTCGACTGGCCGCTCCGTTGAGGAAATTCTCCGTCTGGTCGAAGCGCTGCAGACCTCCGACAAGGAAGCCGTGTCAACGCCCGAAGGCTGGCGCCACGGCGACCCCGTCATCGAGCCGGCGCCGATCACCGTCGATGCCCTCAACGATCAAGACCCGTCCGGTGACACGCTGGACTGGTATTATCGCTTACGAAAACTGTGAGGTGGATGATGAACCGGATCACGCTCGTCAAACCCGACGTCAAAGGCTTCTTCGACCGGCGCACGTCGAGCATCCAGTACGTCGTCAGCGATCCGTCCACCGGTGCCTCCGCTATCATCGATCCCGTGCTCGACTTCGACGAGAAGTCGGGAGCGACCGGGACCATCAATGCGGATGCAATCCTTGGCTATGTGGCCGAGAATGACCTGACGGTCGCATGGATTCTCGACACCCATCCGCACGCCGACCATTTTTCGGCCGCGCATTATCTGCAAGAGAGAACCGGCGCGCCGACGGCGATCGGCGAGCATGTCGTCGACGTGCAGCGCCTCTGGAAAGGTATCTACAACTTGCCGTCGCTGCCATCCGACGGGTCGCAATGGGATCGACTATTCGCGCATGGCGACCGCTTCAAGATCGGCTCGCTCAACGCGCACGTGCTGTTTTCGCCCGGACACACGCTCGCCTCGATCACCTATGTTATCGGCGATGCCGCCTTCGTCCATGACACGCTGTTCATGCCGGATGGCGGCACGGCGCGCGCCGATTTCCCCGGCGGCAGCGCCAAGACGCTGTGGGCATCGATCCAGGACATTCTCGCTCTTGCCGACACGACCCGGGTCTTTACCGGTCACGACTATCAACCCGGCGGGCGAGAGCCGCGCTGGGAAAGCACGGTTGGCGACCAGAAACGCCTGAACCCGCATCTGGTGGGCAAGAGCGAGGCAGAGTTCATCGCGCTGCGCGAGGCCCGCGATCGGACGCTCCCGATGCCGAAGCTGATCCTGCATGCTCTGCAGGTGAACGTCCGTGGTGGGCGTCTTCCCGAGCCCGAGGACAATGGTGGACGCTATCTCAAATTTCCACTCAATGCCCTTGCGGGCGCAGCCCGGGAGTGATCATGCGCAAGCCACAGAAGCGCAACTCCAGGATTACGCGTGAAAAGGCGGAGGCCGCCGGCGCGTTCATGAAGAGCCTCGCCAATCCGAACCGGCTCATGATCGCTTGCGCGCTGCTCGACGGCGAACGCTCCGTCGGCGATCTCGAAACCGATCTCGGGCTTCGCCAGCCAAGCCTGTCGCAACAGCTCGCCGAGCTGCGTGAGAGCGGCGTCGTCGAGGCGCGTCGCGAGGTCAAGCAGGTCTTCTACCGGATTTCGGATCAGCGTGTGGTCGCCTTGCTTGCGACCCTGCACCAGATTCTCTGTGGAGAAATGTCGGGCCTCACGTTTGCGGTCCCACCGCCACCAGCGGCACTGACTCGCAAGAAGTTCACGGAAGCTGCCATGTTCGCCCGCGTCGAGCCAGGTGGCACAACGGTATGAGGGAAGGTCGATGTTGTCGTCCCCGCTGAGCCCGTGAAAGGAGCGCCAGCATGATCGCGATGATCAGCGTCGCACTGGCTTCCGGAGCCCTTGTCGGGTTTTCGCTAGGACTGATCGGAGGCGGCGGCTCCATCCTGGCAACGCCGCTGTTGCTCTACGTTGTGGGCGTGGCTCAGCCCCATGTCGCAATCGGAACCGGCGCGCTTGCAGTATCGGTGAATGCTTTCGCCAGTCTCGCCGGCCATGCCCGCGCTGGAAACGTGCGCTGGCGATGTGCGCTCGTGTTCGCCATCGTCGGCACGCTCGGCGCCTTCGCCGGATCGAGCCTCGGCAAGCTCGTCGACGGTAATCGGTTGCTGTTTCTGTTCGGACTCATCATGATCGCCGTTGGTGCGATGATGCTGCGGCCGCGCCGCGAAAATGCGGCGGCCGAGCGGGAAACCAATCTCGCAACCTGCCTGCTGACCGCGGCGGTCGCGTTCCTGGCCGGCATGGCGTCGGGATTCTTCGGCATCGGCGGCGGATTCCTGATCGTGCCGGGCCTGATGCTGGCTACCCACATGCCGATGATCAAGGCAGTGGGCTCCTCGCTACTGGCAGTAGGCAGCTTCGGGCTCGCCACGGCGATCAACTACTCGCTGTCCGGTCTGGTCGATTGGCGGATCGCCGGTGAGTTCATCGCCGGCGGCATCGTGGGCGGGCTCGCCGGCATGATGCTGGCTAATCGGCTGTCGCGCGGCAAAGAGACGCTGAAGCGCGTCTTTGCGGTCCTGATCTTCATGGTGGCCGCCTACGTCCTCTATCGCAGCGGACAAACGATGATGAGTTAGCCGGCCCCTCTTTCCTGCGCCGCGCTTGAGCACTGTTTGCCCACCGGCCGCTATGCCGCGGCAACGGCCGAACATCGCGAGCCGTATGAATCGAGAGGTTCACGTCCGGTTCTGGGAGCGCCCGAGGGTGAAAGTCCCTGACCCGACCTCGCCAGGAACGTCCCCTTCTGGCGCAAAGCGGTCATTGAGCAAAGTGCCGACATCCGCTAGGCGCGAGCGCTCTGACGAAGCGCTTCAACGGTCTGCAGTCGCTTCTTGTCGGACATCAAGGTCTTCGCGGGGTCGGACGGCCCGCCAAGCCTCGTTCCGCGATCCTTCTCGCCGCACGACTGATGCGGATTCGCATTTTGTAGTCCCCGAAGTCGATACCTTCGCAAAGATAGAAGGGGGACGAATTTCGGAGCCTTACCATCTCTCGATCGCGACTGATCAGCCTCGAAGTGAGTTCGTCTGGCGGTAGCGACAGCAACTCGTCCCATTCACGCACGAAAGTCCATTCAATCCACATCGAACGTGACGCCTTGGGCGAGCGGCAGCGTGCGGCCATAGTTGATCGTGTTGGTGGCGCGGCGCATGTAGGCTTTCCATGCGTCCGACCCGGATTCACGCCCGCCGCCGGTTTCCTTCTCGCCGCCGAATGCGCCGCCGATTTCTGCGCCCGAGGGGCCGATGTTCACATTGGCGATCCCGCAATCGGAGCCGCGCGGCGACAGGAAGGCTTCAGCCTCGCGCAGATCGTTGGTGAAGATCGAAGACGACAGGCCCTGCGGAACGGCATTGTGCAATTCGATCACGGCATCGAAGTCGCTGTATTTGATGACATAGAGGATCGGCGCAAAGGTCTCGCGTTCGACCGGTCCGGTCTGGCCGCCGATCTCGACCAGCGCCGGGCGGACGTAGAAAGCCGCATCCGCGCCTGCGACGGTGACACGGTCGCCGCCGACAATGGCGGCACCCGCGGCCTTGGCTTCGCCGAGGGCGCGCTGCATCGATTCGTAAGCGAGGCCGTCAATGAGAGGGCCGACCAGATTGCCGGTGAGGGGATTGCCGACTGAGACGGACGCGTAGACATTCTTCAGGCGCGGCACGAAGCTGTCGTAGATGCTCTCGTGAACGAAGAGGCGGCGCAGGGTGGTGCAGCGCTGGCCGGCCGTGCCCATTGCCGCGAAGGCGACTCCGCGCAGCGTCAGGTCGAGATCGGCCGTCGGCGTGACCACCGCCGCATTGTTGCCGCCGAGCTCCAGAATGGCACGGGCAAAGCGCTGCGCGAGCTTCGGAGCGACGGCGCGTCCCATGGCGGTCGAACCGGTCGCCGAGACCAGGGGAACCCTGGGGTTGTTGACGAGGGCCTCACCGATCTCGCGCCCTCCGACCAGCACGGCGGACAACCCGTCGGGCGCCGAGCCGCCATCGGCCTTGAAGCGCCTCAGAGCGCGTCCGAACAGCGCGTCCGCCGCCAAGGCGGTGAGAGGAGTCTTCTCTGACGGCTTCCAGACGACGCTGTTGCCGCAGACCAGTGCCAGCGCGGCATTCCATGACCAGACCGCGACCGGGAAATTGAACGCCGAGATGATGCCGGCGACGCCGAGCGGATGCCAGGTCTCCGCCATGCGGTGCTCGTGGCGTTCCGTGGCGATCGTCAAACCGTAGAGCTGGCGGGAAAGCCCCACGGCGTAGTCGCAAATGTCGATCATCTCCTGGACTTCGCCGAGACCTTCGGACTCGATCTTGCCGGCCTCGATGGAAACGAGCCGGCCGAGCGTGCGCTTGTTGCTGCGCAGCTCTTTGCCAAGCAGCCGCACCAGTTCGCCGCGCTTGGGACTTGGGATCAGGCGCCATCCGAGGAAAGCCGCATGAGCCTTTTCGATGGTCGAGGTCGCGCCGGCGGTATCGACCTCCCTGACATGCGCCACGGTTTCGCCGGTGATCGGGGTCTTCGCAACCAGCGTGCCACCGGTATAGCTGACGGGTTCGACACCGAGCTCAACCAGAAGCGCGTCGACCTCGGCCTTGAGCGAGAGGTTTCCGGCCTGGGCGGATGGTTTGATCGTATTGACTGACATGAGGGGCTCTTTCCAAGGGTTCGCGTTAATTTCAAAGGGGCTGCTGTCAGCGGTTGGCTGGAGACTTCACGATCGTTCTCCGTCAGGCGCTGGCCTTGAAGGCGATCTGCGGCGACCCCAGCCGGATCAGCGCCCGCTCCAAAGAGGCGCTTTCCGAGAAAGCCGGGTGCGGCAAGACCAAGCCTTAGCTGGAGTGAAGCCGGCTTGTCTGTCAATGCAACGAGCATTCGATCCGCGCCGGCCGCGCCAATCAAAGAAACGCCAAGCGCTCTAGTCTTCGTCCGGCTCGCGCACGACCGGCGGTTCGTCGGCGCGGTCCCCTTCCTCTTCGTCCTCGTCCTCTTCGTCTTCATCAGGACCTCGGGGCGGCATCATGTTGCCCATGATCACCAAGGGACTCCAGTCGATCAACCTGGTGGAAAATTCCTCGGGGATGTGTGGGGTCATGTTGTTGCTCCTCGGGTGTGGACCCTAGGGGATTTTACCCCTTCTGCTGTCATTCGGCATTGACCCCTTCACCGTTGGGTAGATCAATAGCTTAGCTCGTCGATCGGCGTCGGGACCCCAGGCCGCCGATTAACATCCTCAACCCTGGCACGCAGTTTCGCGACCGGCGTCTGATGGCGCTACGGCGTCTCCACTGCCTCCGAGGGACGCTCACGTCCTCTCGGGGCTGCGAGCGCGCGCCGTCGGCCGGTCTTCAGGCTTAGGCGTCTGGCCCAGCGCTTTCTCCAGGATCCAGCGCGCAGTTGCTCGCACCTGTTCCAGGTTGATGGCGTCACCTTCGAGCAGCCACTGGATCGCGATCCCGCGGAGCATTCCCACGAGAACGAGAGCAATTGTTTCGGTGTTCACTTCGCGCGGGTGCTTTCCGATCCTGGTTTCGTCGATGCTTTGCTCAAATGCTTGTCTCAGCTGAAGATTGTGCTCGGCATAGTCGGCGCGATCAGGCGATTCCAGGGTCAAGGCTTCGGTCAGCAAGATATAGAGCGCGCGTCCGCCCTCGTCGGCGTGGGAGACCCAGTCCAGATAGGCATCGAATGCGTCGATCGGGCGTCGCGCCGAGGCATGTGGCTCCCATGTGTCGTAGGACTGCTGGCGTATGGTCATCCTGACGTTTCGGATGAACTCGGCGCGTGAGCCAAACCGGGCCCCGGCCATCGCATGGCTGAAACCGGAACATCGTCCGACTTCCGCCAGCGAGAAGTTCGAGCCCCGTCTGGCAATCAGGCCAACGGCGCCCTTCAGCAGCTGCTCGTCCGAGGCGGCCCGCCGCTCCTGCTGGGTGCGCTTCGATTTGGTGGTGCGCGCGGCGCGCTTTGGCGGTTGAGTTTTTTTGCGTGCTGTCATTCCGGGCGTCACCTGCTTTGGCCGACGTCGTTACTGCGAGCCTTAGAGCGCTTGCGAAGGCGAGTCAAACATGATAGTAGTTGATAAACAACTAAGATAATTGTGCATCCGCTGCTCCACTCGCCGTCGGCGATCTGAGGGGTTGCGGTGAGATGCGGAGAGCGACCAACGCGAAGCGGAGAGGAAAATGTCCAAGAGTACGAACGGCGCGACGCAGCGCACCGCTGTCTACGTCAGCGGGATGAGTTTCAGGGGAATGCCGGTTCCGTTCGGGAGTCGTAAGGGCCCGCTGTTCGCCTCGAGTGGCATTCCGGGCAGCGATCCAGAGACAGAGCTTTTTCCTGAAGATGGGGCCCTTCAGGTCAAATTCCTGTTTGCAAACATCAAGCGCGGGATCGAGGCCGCCGGTGGCAGCCTCGAGGACATCATCAAATGCACCTTCCATCTTCGCGATGAAGAGATCCGCCAGCATCTCAATGCAAGCTGGGAGGAGTCGTTTCCGGACCCGGCCAGCCGTCCGGCACGCCACACGCTGATGCTGCATAATTTCCCGCGAGAGATCGCCGTCATGGCCGAATTCCTCGCCGTTCTTCCCGCGAACTGACAAGGAAAGGTCAAGGCGATGAGTGCGATTTCCGGCGCGCGGACGACCGGTCCGGCGAATGCGAAACCCTGGATCTTGGAAAACAAGGGCGAGGGGCGGTTTGACGTGCGAAGGGCGGCGTTTACGGCTGATCTCGTCGAAGCGGAAATGAGAGGCATCTTCGACCACTCCTGGCTTTACGTCGGGCACGAGTCCGAGATTCCAAACAGCGGCGATTTCGTCACGCGCACCGTTGCCGGGCGGCCGCTGGTGCTGGTGCGGTCGTCGGATGGGATGATCCGCGTGCTGCAGAATTCGTGCTCGCACCGCGGAGCAGAGGTGTGCCGCGAGCGGCGCGGAAATTCGCGGCTGTTCGTTTGCCCGTACCACGCTTGGACCTTTCAGAATGATGGCCAATTGCGGGGCACGTCGTTTCCGGACGGCGTCTCGAAGGGCTTCGACCGCAAGCGGATGGGGCTGAAGACGCCGCCGCGGACGGAGATCTACCGCGACCTGGTGTTCGTTAGTTTCGATCGCGACATCGTCGACCTGCAAACCTATCTGGGGCGGGCGAAGGACTATCTCGACCAGATTCTCGATCAGGGGGAGTCCGGCACCGAGATCGTCGAGGGCACCCACGAATATTCGATCGATGCAAACTGGAAGCTGCTGATCGAGAACAGCATCGATGGCTATCACGCGCCATCGACGCACCAGCGCTATTTCGACTATCTGAAGCGGAATTCCGGCAGCATCGACCGGGGGCCTCAGCGCTATTCGCGCGGAATGGACCTCGGCAACGGGCATGCGCTCATGACGGGTGAAGCGACGTTCCCGCGTCCCGTGGCGCTGTGGGCGTCCATGTTGGGAGACGAGGCACAACCGGAGCTCGATCGGGTGATGAAGAGGCTGGTGGAGCGGTTTGGTCCCGATCGCGCCGATCGGATCGCGACCCACTCGCGAAATCTCTTCATTTTCCCCAACCTGATCATCAACGACGTTCAGGCGATCACCGTCCGGACCTTCTTTCCGATCCGGCCAGATCGGATGAGCGTGATTTCATGGGCTCTCGCGCCAAGGAACGAGCCGGAGGGCCTGAGAAAGGTTCGACTGGACAGCTATCTGAGCTTCCTTGGCCCTGGCGGCTTTGCAACGCCTGACGACATCGAGCTTCTGGAAAGCTGCCAGCGCGGCTTCGCCAATCGCGAGGCCGAATGGTCGGACTTGTCTCGTGGCATGAGCGACGCGGAGCCGGACATGTTGAGCGAGGAGCAGATGCGGGCCTTCTGGCGGCGGTGGGACCACATGATGCGTGACGACGGAGCGCCGGCGTCGACAGTGGCAGGAGAGCGCATATGAGCACGGCGTCACTGCGGTCGGAGATTGAGGATTTCCTCTATCGGGAAGCCTCGCTCCTGGATGGTTGGCAACTCGACGAATGGCTCGGCCTGTTCGCGCCGGACACCTTCTACGGCGTGCCGTCGCCGGATGCGCCGGATTCGAATTCCGATCGCTCGCTGTATCTGATCGCTGATGATCAGACCCGGCTCGCCGATCGGGTCACGCAGCTTCTGGGGAAGGAGGTCTGGGCAGAGCGGCCGCGCTCGAGAACGCGACGGATGATCACGAATGTCGTTCCGAACGAGACGGCGAACGGCGACATCGAGGTATGGTCGAACTTCGCGCTCTACCGAACGAGGCTCGACAAGATCGGCGTCTTCTTCGGACGGCACAACCACCTCTTGCAGCGTGTCAAGGGCGGCTTTTCGATTCGCCGAAGGCTTTCGGTGCTGGACCTCGAGTCGCTGCAATCCGTCGGCAAGATCAGCTTCATCCTGTAGGCGATCAGATGAGCAAGCAAACCCGGCGATGGGTGCTGGCACAACGACCCCATGGCGTCGTTCAGTCCGACGATTTCCGTCTCGAGACCGTGCCTCTTGGCGCTCTGCAGCCCGGGCAGGTCCATGTCCGGGCGGTTGCCTTCGGCAATGCGCCAGCCATGCGCGAATGGATGGATGAGTACAGTGAGGGAACGGCACCTCCCATTCTCGTCGGGGAGCCGCTGCGCGGAGGCGGGGTCGCGGTCGTCGTCCATTCGGCCCATTCCGAGTTTCGGGAAGGCGACATTGTCACGGGGCTGATGGATTGGTGCGAGGAGGCGATCATCGATCCGCACCAGGTCTGGCCGCGTGATGCGAAAGCCTGGGCGGGCGCCAGGAGATATCGGCTGCTGGATGCGGGCTCAGATCCAGGGTTGGCGCTGGGTGTCTTGGGCGGCAATGGGTTGGCCGCGTATTTCGGAATCATGGATGTCGCGCAACCAAAGGCGGGCGAGACCGTGGTCGTTTCCGCTGCAGCCGGGTCGGTAGGATCAATTGCGGGTCAAATCGCGCGGATTTGCGGTGCGCGCGTCATCGGCATTGCCGGCGGCAAAGGCAAGATCCGGCAACTTGTCGAAGATCTGGGATTCGACGCGGGTATCGATCGATCCGCGCCTGACTTCGCCCTGCAGCTTCGGAACGCCTGTCCCGAAGGCATCAATGTCTATTTCGACAACGTGCAGGGCGAAGTGCTCGACACTTGCCTCGAGCACCTGGCCAAGGGTGGTCGCGTCGCGATGTGCGGCGGCGTTTCGGTGCTGAACGAGGACGGGGGGCGCGCGCGCTATAATTTGATGCGCGTGGTGTGGAAGCGCGCGCGACTGCAGGGATTCAGCATCTTCGAATATTCCGAGCAAAAGCGGCATGAAGCGCTTGAGCAACTCGGGCAATGGATCCAGCAGGGCCGACTTCGCATTATCCAGGAGCACAGGCACGGCTTCGATCAGCTGCCCCGGGCGTTCATCGATCTATTGGCGGGCCGGAGTTCCGGCAGCCAGGTCGTCTGGATGCGCGGGACCGATCTCAAGTAACCTCAGCCACTCAGGCCGGCAACAGGAAGCGCCATGAACCCGACCATGACCCCGGAAGAAGCGGCCGATCGCCTCGCTATCAGGGAACTGATCGACGCCTATGCCCATTGCGCCGACCGGCGCGACGCAAGCGGGCAGATGGCGCTCTTCACTGAGGACACGGCGTTTCACGTTTTCATGGACAGTCGCTCGTCCGAGCCGACCTACGTCCTCCACGGCCGCAGCGCGCTTGCGCCTGTCTTCGCTGATTTGAACCAATATCAGGCGACGACGCATTTCAACGGCCAGAGCACCATCCGCCTCGATGGTGACGGAGCGACCGGTGAAAGCTACTGCATTGCCCATCACGTGAGCCTGGACGGCGACAAGCGCACCCTGATGATCGCGTCGATCCGTTACCTGGACAAGTTCGTGAAGCAGGACGGCGCTTGGCTCTTCGCCGAGCGCAAGCTCATGGTCGACTGGACCGAAACACGCAGCTCGGCTCCCAAGCGCGGCGAGACAGGAAAGGCGGCAGCAATGAAAAACCGGCAAGTATGGCTATGTTCACGCCCCAACGGAATTCCGCAGCCGACGGACTTTGCGCTACGCGAGGCGGAGGTGCCGAGGATTTCGGACGGCGAGTTCCTCGTTCGCAACATCTTCCTGTCGGCAGATCCGGCAATGCGCGGTTGGATTGCCGACAAGAGCACCTATTGGCCGAGGATAGAAGTTGGCGACACCATGCGCGCATTCTCGGTCGGGGAGGTGATCGAATCGCGAAGTCCTGGCTATGCAGCTGGCGACAAGGTCATGGGTATATTCGGCTGGCAGGACTATGCCGCAGCCAAACCGCAGCAGGTCATGCGGAAGGTCCTCGAAGATGATCTTCCCCTGTCGCTCTCGCTCGGCGTGCTCGGACTGAACGGCCTGACGGCCTATTTTGGTCTGCTGGACGTCTGCCGGCCGAAGACCGGGGAAACCGTCGTGGTCTCGACGGCCGCCGGTGGGGTTGGCTCTGCCGTGGGCCAGATCGCGAAGATCAAGGGGTGTCGTACCATCGGGTTCGCCGGTGGTGCGGAGAAAGTCCGGCAGTGCATCGAAGAGTTCGGCTACGATTCCGCCGTCGATTACAAGTCGACGGCGGATCTTGATGGAGCGATCGCCCGGCTTTGCCCCCATGGCATCGACGCGTTCTTCGACAACACGTCCGGTGCAATTCACGATGCCGTTGTCCGGCAGATCAATGTCGGAGCGCGCATCGCTATTTGCGGGACCGCCTCGTATGCGAGCTGGGATCCCTGGAACGAGGGACCGCGGCCGGAGCGGCATCTGCTCGTCAAGCGCGCAATCATGCAGGGCTTCCTCACCACCGATTTTGCTCCACGGTATGAAGAAGCCATTGCCGCGCTGGCTGGCTGGATTCGTTCCGGCAAGCTTCGGTATCGCGAGGACATGCAGGAAGGCATCGAGGCCGCTCCCGCATCGATTGCGATGCTCTACGTCGGGGAGAACCGGGGCAAGCTGGTCATCAGATTGTAGCGACACCCGGTTTGCCCATGCCGGGCGGGAGCTGGCAGGTCGTCAGGCGGATGCCGTGCTGCGCTTGCGTTTTAGACCTGGGCCTTCAGACGTATTAGTCTCGCCTGGTTTTGCCCTGGAGGATCTCGCAGGCAGCTCGCCCTGAGACGATACGGCGTCGAGAACGACCTTTGCGGTTTTTTGCAAATGCGCGTTCATCAGTGCGACCGCGTGTTCGCTGTCCCGCGCCAAAGCGGCCTCTGCAATCTCGCGATGTTCCTTATCGAGGTCTCGATCCACCTTAGACAAGGGACCGGTAAACCACCGGTAGCGTGCAGAATGATTGAAAAGAACCGCTCGCAGATGAAGAAGCCACGGGCTTCCGCATCCCGCTGCGAGGGCTTCGTGAAAGATCTCATGGGCCTTCGCATATTCGTTGCTATAGCGGCGCGCGGCCTTGTCTGCCCATACCGGCGTATTCGTCAGGCGATGCAGCGCGGCGACCACCTGCGACTGCCACTCGATTCCACCTTTCTCGATCGCGCCTTGAAGACAGAGCGCCTCAATGCTGCATCGAACGTCGGTCAGATCGCGAAGGGCATCGACCGACAGTGGCGCGACGCGGAAGCCTCGCTGCGGTTCGCTGACGACAAACCCCTCCGATGCGAGGCGCGACAGCGCCTCACGCACGGCGCTCGAGCCGACCGCAAAGCGACGGCACAAATCGTCGATCTTCAGTTTCTCTCCGGGCGCGAAGTTGCACGCGAGCAGTTCAGAGCGAAGCTCCGCATAGGCTCCGTGGGTGAGGCTTGTGGGTGATTCCATGGTGCTCATAGCCATACCGGACGGAATGACGAGAGTCACTTGTAAATATGCATACTTTAGAAATTATGCATTTTCTATTGTAATATGCATTTTATGTGATATAGGAGATCGCACACGGAGGAAAACGCCCCATGCGCTTCATCGCCTATGAAAGAAACGGAACGCGCGGCCTCGCGGTGGCCGATCAAGCCGGCCGGCACTGGGGGCTTGATGACGGCGGAGCGCATGGCAGGCTCGAAAGCGCCCTTGCCGGCGGACGGGACGGATTGAAGGATCTCGCAGCGGCTCTCCTCAAGGGCGAGCCGATCGATCCCGAAGCGGTGAGCTTCCTTCCGCCGCTGTCCGCACCCGGCAAGATCATCTGCGTGGGATTGAATTACGCGGACCACACCGCCGAAAGCAGCATGCAGCAGCCGGACTACCCGACGCTCTTTGGCCGGTTCGCGTCGAGCCTCATCGGGCACGGTGCGCCGATCGTGCGACCGACTGTCTCGGAGGCGCTCGACTATGAAGGGGAGCTTGTCGCTGTCATCGGGCGCGGCGGCCGTCATATCCCCCAGTCCGCGGCCCTCGACCATGTCGCCGGATATTCGATCTTCAACGATGGTACGATTCGCGACTATCAGTTCCGAACGCCGCAATGGACCATCGGCAAGAATTTCGACAGCACGGGAGCATTCGGGCCCGCATTTGTAACGGCCGACGAACTTCCGTCAGGTGCGAGCGGCCTGAAACTCGAGACGAGATTGAACGGGACGGTGATGCAGAAGGCATCGACCTCCGATCTGATCTTCGATGTCGCAACGTTGGTCGCGCTGATCAGCGTGGGCATTACGCTGTTTCCGGGAGACATCATCGTGACCGGCACGCCGTCCGGCGTCGGTGCTGCACGCAAACCGCCTCTCTATATGAAGCCCGGCGACGTCTGCGAGATCGAGATCGAGGGATTGGGCGTTCTGCGCAATCCGATCGAGCTTGAAGCCAAGGACGCGGTGCGTGCGGCCGCCTGACCCCGGGGTGATCCTGTCACTCGCGGATTCGAGCGGACATCATATCGGTTGCCGTGGAGGCGAGGTCTTGACCAGAGTCGATTAGCGCACTGCCTTGGCTCAACGGAGTTGA
This genomic window contains:
- a CDS encoding TIGR01244 family sulfur transferase — protein: MGKVKEPLMKPIAVTEKLAVAQQPKLSDFQEFKRQGFTTIVNNRPDGEDPNQLGSAAEEAAAHAAGLGYVHIPVTSTAMTEDDARRLKEAIEQAPGPVVAHCRSGARSFRLWVLSGDLDSHTDAELLAKAAELGIDRSWLAAHRNSSGGDKK
- a CDS encoding peroxiredoxin, whose amino-acid sequence is MNEPVLERSTPAIVTRPLLIGNPAPRFSTRTTMGNRSLDDYRGRWLVFFSHPADFTPVCTSEFVAFSKAYGRFQALGCDLLALSVDSLYSHIAWVRSIHERFGVTVLFPITEDPSMAIAAAYGMIHPDAADSSTVRATFVIDPGGLIRAMVWYPMSTGRSVEEILRLVEALQTSDKEAVSTPEGWRHGDPVIEPAPITVDALNDQDPSGDTLDWYYRLRKL
- a CDS encoding sulfite exporter TauE/SafE family protein, with the translated sequence MIAMISVALASGALVGFSLGLIGGGGSILATPLLLYVVGVAQPHVAIGTGALAVSVNAFASLAGHARAGNVRWRCALVFAIVGTLGAFAGSSLGKLVDGNRLLFLFGLIMIAVGAMMLRPRRENAAAERETNLATCLLTAAVAFLAGMASGFFGIGGGFLIVPGLMLATHMPMIKAVGSSLLAVGSFGLATAINYSLSGLVDWRIAGEFIAGGIVGGLAGMMLANRLSRGKETLKRVFAVLIFMVAAYVLYRSGQTMMS
- a CDS encoding L-piperidine-6-carboxylate dehydrogenase; this encodes MSVNTIKPSAQAGNLSLKAEVDALLVELGVEPVSYTGGTLVAKTPITGETVAHVREVDTAGATSTIEKAHAAFLGWRLIPSPKRGELVRLLGKELRSNKRTLGRLVSIEAGKIESEGLGEVQEMIDICDYAVGLSRQLYGLTIATERHEHRMAETWHPLGVAGIISAFNFPVAVWSWNAALALVCGNSVVWKPSEKTPLTALAADALFGRALRRFKADGGSAPDGLSAVLVGGREIGEALVNNPRVPLVSATGSTAMGRAVAPKLAQRFARAILELGGNNAAVVTPTADLDLTLRGVAFAAMGTAGQRCTTLRRLFVHESIYDSFVPRLKNVYASVSVGNPLTGNLVGPLIDGLAYESMQRALGEAKAAGAAIVGGDRVTVAGADAAFYVRPALVEIGGQTGPVERETFAPILYVIKYSDFDAVIELHNAVPQGLSSSIFTNDLREAEAFLSPRGSDCGIANVNIGPSGAEIGGAFGGEKETGGGRESGSDAWKAYMRRATNTINYGRTLPLAQGVTFDVD
- a CDS encoding TetR family transcriptional regulator C-terminal domain-containing protein, whose amino-acid sequence is MTARKKTQPPKRAARTTKSKRTQQERRAASDEQLLKGAVGLIARRGSNFSLAEVGRCSGFSHAMAGARFGSRAEFIRNVRMTIRQQSYDTWEPHASARRPIDAFDAYLDWVSHADEGGRALYILLTEALTLESPDRADYAEHNLQLRQAFEQSIDETRIGKHPREVNTETIALVLVGMLRGIAIQWLLEGDAINLEQVRATARWILEKALGQTPKPEDRPTARARSPERT
- a CDS encoding RidA family protein, coding for MPVPFGSRKGPLFASSGIPGSDPETELFPEDGALQVKFLFANIKRGIEAAGGSLEDIIKCTFHLRDEEIRQHLNASWEESFPDPASRPARHTLMLHNFPREIAVMAEFLAVLPAN